A region of Trachemys scripta elegans isolate TJP31775 chromosome 24, CAS_Tse_1.0, whole genome shotgun sequence DNA encodes the following proteins:
- the LOC117869905 gene encoding phospholipase A2 inhibitor and Ly6/PLAUR domain-containing protein-like: MRVFPLCAAPALQIAGTAGPGEPPMTTGSSKERRPPARFIVKRNTGLVPHRLYRRYYEYAPPDNHSCLAAARRETLGGGCLKCERCSSADKTCSGEPQDCAPSQTACLILTSETRVGKEQKLGTYKGCTENKFCPPRSSSLSSAFGLRVRSAAKCCQRDLCNKGAVRLPRAQPKPSGLQCPGCVSEGTECQANETVSCLGAENHCVYFAGSITTGTRNYTYAVRGCATKSTCASKVGVYKLPGVFTDIVITSECSPAPTPGPKQST; the protein is encoded by the exons atgcgtgtgttccctctgtgtgctgccccggctctgcagatcgCTGGCACAGCAGGCCCcggagaacccccaatgaccacaggcTCCAGTAAGGAACGAAGACCCCCGGCCAGGTTCATTGTCAAACGAAACACAGGACTAGTTCCCCACAGACTCTACAGGAGATACTACGAATATGCGCCCCCCGACAATCATAG ctgtttggcagcggccaGGCGGGaaacgctgggag GTGGCTGCCTGAAGTGCGAACGCTGCAGCAGCGCTGACAAGACGTGCTCCGGAGAGCCGCAGGACTGCGCCCCCTCCCAGACCGCCTGCCTCATCCTCACCTCGGAGACCAGAGTCG ggaaggagcagaaactGGGCACCTACAAGGGCTGCACCGAGAACAAGTTCTGCCCCCCGCGATCCTCCAGCCTCAGTTCTGCCTTCGGCTTGCGTGTGCGGAGCGCCGCCAAGTGCTGCCAGCGGGACCTGTGCAACAAGGGGGCTGTGAGGT TGCCACGGGCGCAGCCCAAGCCCAGCGGGCTGCAGTGCCCGGGCTGCGTGTCCGAGGGCACCGAATGCCAGGCCAATGAGACCGTGAGCTGCCTGGGCGCCGAGAACCACTGCGTCTATTTCGCTGGGTCCATCACAACCG GCACCCGGAATTACACCTACGCCGTGCGCGGCTGTGCCACGAAAAGCACCTGCGCCAGCAAGGTGGGGGTGTACAAGCTGCCGGGGGTCTTCACCGACATCGTGATAACGTCCGAATGcagcccggcccccacccccggccccaagCAGAGCACTTAG
- the LOC117869908 gene encoding phospholipase A2 inhibitor and Ly6/PLAUR domain-containing protein-like: protein MNRIVDTSISHFLFXDFEFGGGVYVRIHSEICRETNCNTGEIKERSKISTVPNGGQCPSCFAPGSHRCLHNVTLHCQGAASQCVDVAGTLSENGIDLKIPFAARGCATKDVAKIKAGDVLLSGVFNYQITAIQLRPATRLETVDGF from the exons ATGAATAGGATAGTGGATACTAGCATTAGCCATTTCCTTTTCNTGGACTTCGAGTTCGGGGGCGGCGTCTACGTGAGGATCCACTCCGAGATCTGCAGAGAGACCAACTGCAACACGGGGGAGATAAAGGAAC GTTCCAAAATCAGCACCGTGCCCAACGGAGGACAGTGCCCGTCGTGCTTTGCCCCAGGATCCCACCGCTGCCTCCACAACGTCACCCTGCACTGCCAGGGGGCCGCCAGCCAGTGCGTTGACGTCGCCGGGACGCTGTCAGAGA ATGGCATCGACCTCAAAATCCCTTTCGCAGCCAGAGGATGCGCCACCAAGGATGTGGCCAAGATCAAAGCCGGAGACGTCCTGTTGTCGGGCGTATTCAACTATCAAATCACGGCCATCCAGTTACGCCCGGCCACCCGACTGGAGACCGTGGACGGCTTCTGA